The genomic interval AGTGGCAATAGACCCTCAcgaaggaagaggaagaagagaaCTTCCCAAAAGGGTGGGGCGTCTGTACGTACCGTGAATAGAATTTTAAATCGAGGACCCTCCGCAACAGATAAAGCGGCTTATGTGGCTAGTATGTTGTTGTCCGGACCCGCTCCAGGATTCGGCACCTTGGGAAGATTACTGGGTAAACAAGTTCTTAAGGGGGTCATGGACAATGTGAATCATTATCGAGGTAGACGCTGATCATGGAAAGAGCTTTCTATTACCTACACTATAAACTCTCACACTGGGTGTGCATGAAGATCAGGGACGTTGTGTACGAACACGAAACCCCGCATAAACTCAAACCGTACGACTGGGTACCTATGGGCTTGGAACACCACGTGTTTCGCAACGAAGTCCTCCCGCACAGGTTTCCTATACGTACGAGGATCTTCCACATCATGACCTTTATGAGATTCTACAAAGGAAGATATACAAAATACGTTTGGAAGCAATTGTACCTTCAGTACTTTTCAAACACTTGGCTCCTCTACTACGCCTACATCCTCTACCTCCAGTTGCTATGTCTAAGAAGATGGAACGCTCtgggaagaagaagaagaaagtagAGGACTCGGACGATCAAGATTATAAGAAGAAAGTCTTATTGGATTATTCTACGCCTGGGGTGGTGGGTAATCTGGGGAGTGTCTCAGAGTATGCCAAGGCTCAAAAGATATCGGTCGGGCGTGCCAAGAGAGAATTGGAAAAGAATCTTGCCTATACCCTACACAAACCCAGAAGGCGGCGCGGTGCCTTTCAACCCGTTCTGGTGTTCGACATGGACGAACAATGGGTGGCCGATCTGATAGAAGTACAATCGATTGCCAAACAGAATAAGGGATATCGCTATCTTCTCACTGTCATTGATGTGTTATCCAAATATGCGTGGGTGCAATCGCTTAAAAAGAAGACTGGAAAAGATGTCACCGAAGCCTTTCGACGTGTACTCACCCAAGCCGAAGGGAGAAAACCTCTTAAATTACAAACGGATGCGGGTAAAGAATTTTACAACGGAACGTTTCAGGAGCTCATGAAACGAGAGAAGATCCATCATTTTTCGACGCACGGGGATGCCAAGGCTAGCGTCGTGGAACGTTTTAATCGCACCCTGAAATCCAAACTCTACAGATATTTCACGGCCGCCAACACCCTAAGATTCGTAGATGTGTTACCCAAACTCGTCCAACAGTATAATCACACCTATCATAGGAGCATAGGCATGGCTCCTGCCAAAGTCACACTTTGGAACGTGCAAGACGTATGGCATCGATTGTACGACGGACGCTTGGAAGAAGGGAAGAAACGACGTCCCGTGTTCAAAGTGGGAGATAGGGTACGTCTCAACAAGAGATTCAGATCTTTTAAGAAAGGCTATTTACCGGGATGGACGGAGGAAGTGTTTGTCGTACGTCAAGTGGTTCCCTCTTTGGGCGTCACGACCTACAAGGTGAAAGAATTGGACGACACTCCTTTACAGGGTACCTTTTACGCCAGGGACTTGCAAAAGGTGACAGTGGACCAATCCTCGTTTTTTAGGGTCGAAAAAGTGTTGAAACGTACCAAAGATAAATTGTACGTCAAGTGGAAAGGGTATCCTGCCAAATACAATAGTTGGATCCATAAAAACGACGTGAAATAAAAGATGCTATTATTTGTACGTGTGTTGTTATCATGAGAGGAGGTACGTTGAAACGATTCGTGGTGTACACGCCACCTCATCATCCCGTCCCCCAAAAGGGAGGTAGTTTGTATCGGTGGGGACGTCCACCACCCTTTGTGGGTACGTGGTCCGGTACTCATCATCAAGTGGGGAGTGGTATGAAAGATATGGCACAGGATTTTTTGCGAGAAGTGAGGACTGGTATTAAAAGTGGTGTTAAGAAACGATCCCTTTCAGAAGTGAAACGTGGCATAAAGAGAGGAGCTAAAACGGCCCTCAAGAACGAAGTCAAGAGAAAAGTggccaaaaaaatcaaagacatCTTCGGAGAGTAAACTAATCATGTCACGCGTCCGTCAAGTACGTAGTAGTCAGCCTAGAATCGGCGTGGGGACCAACGATCGCATCTCTACCATTCTCCATAGGTATTCGCATAGAAGGAAACAACAACGAGGTGGATTTTTAGTACGACGGGCTCCTTATAAAACATCCTCCTCGCAACGTCACCGTCGCAAACGCACGAGGAGGCGACGACGATAACATGATAAAGTCAGCGCAACATAACCCGAATCTCTCGCTCTTTCAAGTTCCACCCACCGATCTCAGTACGGTGAGTTCGAGATGGGTGAAAATTCCCCCTCTGACGTCGAGTATCACACCCATTCAAATCTACATCGACAAACAATCGGATCTCATTGATTTGTCGCGATCGTTTGTGGAAATAGATGTGGGATTCAAGACGACTGCAGGTGGCCATCTCACATCCCGCAACGACGATGTGGGAAGGATGACTTCTTTTGCCAACAATTTGGCCCATACTCTTTTCAAGCACATCAATGTGAAATGTAATGGAACGTTACTCACTGAACAAGTGGACATGTACCATCATAAAGCCTATCTCCAGACCCTACTGAACAACGACAGAAATGATGGAGACACCATCTTACAAGCCACGAATGGAGGTTGGCGAAACGAAATTGATTCTCCCGTCACTTACACAGCAACGAACGTCAAAGGCGACGATGCCGCCTTTGCGACACTCTCCGACAATCAGCAGGCTAGCATCAAAGCCCAGAAAAAGGAAGCGAGAGATTTGTATTCGGAAGGAAAGAGGCGTATTCTGCGTATGAAACCCTTTGTGGAAATTTTTCATCAAGGTAAATGGATCGTACCCCGCACCAGTTTTGAAATGGATTTCTACTTGAATCCAGCATCCATTTTCTCTAATGGAGAGTCTAACCCGCCCACCGAATCCGTGCGCGTGCACGCTGACGACATTAAACTTTCCTTCTACATGTGTCTCGTGAAACTCAATCCATCCACCTACATGGATATGATGGGCCTCTTGAGTAAATCTGCGGCCCTCTACCCCTTCGTGAGGACAGAAATGAGACAATACCCCCTGGACAATGGAGCCACCTACAAAGAAATCAACAATCCCTTCAATAATAAAGTCCCACAACGATTCTTACTAGCTATCGTGGAAAACTCAGCTTTTAATGGTAGATACGATCAAGATACCTTTGCCTATCAACCAGCAGGCATAGAATACATCAAACAAATTGTAGATGGGGAAGAATATCCTTACGAAACTCTGGAATTGAACACGGGGAATGGTCGAAAGGATGTGAGGGGGTACTACAGATTCTTGGAAGCCACAGGATGTCTCCAGCGTGGAAGCGGAAATATGGTGCGATTCCTGGATTGGGGGTACGGTAAAAACGCCACCATCTTCGCGTTTTCAAACGTGCCTAACGGTAGACACGACGATCCCATCCTATTGCCTAGACCCCAAAGCACGATCAATCTACGTTTGAAATGTGCTGCCCAACAGAGTCAAAAGACCATCATACTCATGTCCGAATATGAAGGTTTAATAGAAATTGACGGTATAAATTCCACCACTTCCATGAGTGTGCACTAAGCGGACAGAACGGGATGGAATTTGTGTGGTTAACCACCGATCAGTTGAATGCTGTGGCATCGGGGGACATACACTTGAGGAATGTTTTTGTGGGAACCATGGCGTGTGATCAATTACCCGAACATCCGGAAAAATTGAATCGTAGAGCATACATCGTGAATACGGATCCTTCCCACTTACCTGGACAACATTGGTTGGGCGTGTGGACGGAACACGACACCTGTGAAGTATTGGATAGTTACGGACTTCCTTTTTCGCATTACGAACATTTGAAACCTTTCATAGCGTGGCTCAATAAATGGTCGTGTGTGCGCAGAAACGATGCACCCATACAATCGATCAAAACAGCCAGTTGTGGAGACTATGCTCTCGTGTATTTGATGTATAAAGCGAGAGGTAAAAGTACGGAAGAGTTTCTCGAGTTATTTTCTGAGCATGATCTTGTAAGCAACGATGACAAAGTAGGAGACATCTTGGAAGATATTGTAGAGAACgaaataaaagcttttgaataaaaCACGCGTGTTTCATTTGAATCATGAGTTGTGTAGAGCAAGGTTTTACGTTTAAGTCTCCTTCGAGCATTTTGGTCGTGGGACCCTCCAACTGTGGAAAGACCACCTTCCTAAAACGTCTCTTATTGGAAAATGAGGACCTTCTCGCCACGCCCTCCAGAAGAATCGTCTACTGTTACGGGTCGTGGCAACCGACCTTTGACATCCTAAAAAAGGAAGGCGTGACGTTCCACGAAGGTGTACCTACCCACGAACAATTGAAAGAATGGTTTGGGGACAAAAAAGGGGGTCTCTTGATCTTGGACGATCTCATGGCCGAAGGAGGAGACGACAAAGATATCCTAAATCTCTTCACTCAGTATTCGCATCACATGAACGTCACCGTGTTTTATCTATGTCAAGACATGTTCCCTCGCGGAAAATATGCCAAGACCATCTCTAGGAATGCTCAATACATAGTGGCGTTCAAAAATCCTAGGGACCAGGTGGCCTTGCGCACGCTCTTACTTCAAATGTATCCCACGACTTGGAAAGACCCGTTGGAGCAATATAACGCATGTACGGAACGTCCCTTCAGTTATTTATTGTTGGATGTACATCCTGCTACTCCAGACAATAGAAGATTACTGAGTCACTTATTGAAACACGAAGGTTGTATCCGTTGTTACAGatagggagagagagagagataaacGGATTCCAGTCCCATTCGAATATCCAATGCAAATCACGACAACCTATAAAGATAACGGACGTCCCACCGTAACGCGCAATTCTACCAGTGTACGGAACTAAGCAGATGGCACGTCCTAAAGGTCGAGCACgcagaaaacgaaaaagaagagTACAAAAAGGAGGTCTCGTACCATTGGCAGCTGTCATTCCGGCCCTCATATCAGGCGGCAAATCTTTAGCCCTCAGCG from Pocillopora verrucosa isolate sample1 unplaced genomic scaffold, ASM3666991v2 scaffold_4, whole genome shotgun sequence carries:
- the LOC136278640 gene encoding uncharacterized protein, which gives rise to MEFVWLTTDQLNAVASGDIHLRNVFVGTMACDQLPEHPEKLNRRAYIVNTDPSHLPGQHWLGVWTEHDTCEVLDSYGLPFSHYEHLKPFIAWLNKWSCVRRNDAPIQSIKTASCGDYALVYLMYKAREQGFTFKSPSSILVVGPSNCGKTTFLKRLLLENEDLLATPSRRIVYCYGSWQPTFDILKKEGVTFHEGVPTHEQLKEWFGDKKGGLLILDDLMAEGGDDKDILNLFTQYSHHMNVTVFYLCQDMFPRGKYAKTISRNAQYIVAFKNPRDQVALRTLLLQMYPTTWKDPLEQYNACTERPFSYLLLDVHPATPDNRRLLSHLLKHEGCIRCYR
- the LOC136278639 gene encoding uncharacterized protein F54H12.2-like, whose product is MIKSAQHNPNLSLFQVPPTDLSTVSSRWVKIPPLTSSITPIQIYIDKQSDLIDLSRSFVEIDVGFKTTAGGHLTSRNDDVGRMTSFANNLAHTLFKHINVKCNGTLLTEQVDMYHHKAYLQTLLNNDRNDGDTILQATNGGWRNEIDSPVTYTATNVKGDDAAFATLSDNQQASIKAQKKEARDLYSEGKRRILRMKPFVEIFHQGKWIVPRTSFEMDFYLNPASIFSNGESNPPTESVRVHADDIKLSFYMCLVKLNPSTYMDMMGLLSKSAALYPFVRTEMRQYPLDNGATYKEINNPFNNKVPQRFLLAIVENSAFNGRYDQDTFAYQPAGIEYIKQIVDGEEYPYETLELNTGNGRKDVRGYYRFLEATGCLQRGSGNMVRFLDWGYGKNATIFAFSNVPNGRHDDPILLPRPQSTINLRLKCAAQQSQKTIILMSEYEGLIEIDGINSTTSMSVH